Proteins from a genomic interval of Streptomyces fodineus:
- a CDS encoding asparaginase produces MGATRTVAVYSLGGTIAMTTDTAAGGVVPALSAHDLLAAVPGLDGHGLELRVHDFRRVPGASLTFDDLTELGVAVDKTLAGGDVDGVVITQGTDTIEETAFFLDLHHGHEQPIIVTGAMRNPTMASPDGPANLYAAVLAAADPRLRGAGALVVLNDEIHAARHVRKSHTTSPAAFTSPGAGPIGRIAEDSVQLTAALPHRYGPLAQSRRREVRVGLYTVSLGDDGELLAAWDGRCDGLVVAAFGVGHVPQRLVESLERLAARIPVVLSSRIGNGPVLTRTYGFPGSEKDLISRGLIPAGNLGPYQARLLLHGLLAQDADRETITEKFSLFAH; encoded by the coding sequence ATGGGCGCGACGAGAACGGTTGCTGTCTACTCTCTCGGCGGCACCATCGCCATGACCACCGATACTGCGGCCGGCGGGGTCGTGCCGGCCCTCTCCGCCCACGACCTCCTCGCGGCCGTGCCAGGCTTGGATGGCCACGGACTCGAGTTGCGCGTGCACGACTTCCGCCGTGTGCCCGGTGCCTCGCTGACCTTCGACGACCTCACCGAACTTGGCGTGGCGGTCGACAAGACCCTCGCTGGCGGCGACGTCGACGGTGTGGTGATCACACAGGGCACCGACACCATCGAGGAGACCGCGTTCTTCCTTGATCTTCATCACGGCCACGAGCAGCCGATCATCGTCACCGGCGCCATGCGCAATCCCACCATGGCCAGTCCCGACGGACCCGCCAACCTGTACGCGGCTGTCCTCGCCGCAGCCGACCCGCGGCTGCGTGGCGCCGGTGCCCTGGTCGTCTTGAATGACGAGATTCACGCGGCACGTCACGTCCGCAAGTCCCACACCACCAGCCCCGCTGCCTTCACGTCACCCGGCGCAGGGCCCATCGGCCGGATCGCCGAGGACAGCGTACAGCTGACCGCTGCGCTACCCCACCGCTATGGCCCCTTGGCGCAGTCGCGAAGGCGTGAGGTCCGCGTGGGTTTGTACACGGTCAGTCTCGGCGACGATGGAGAACTGCTCGCGGCATGGGACGGCCGATGTGACGGGCTCGTCGTCGCTGCCTTTGGCGTCGGTCACGTTCCTCAGCGACTCGTCGAGAGCCTCGAACGGCTCGCCGCGAGGATCCCCGTGGTTCTCTCGTCGCGCATCGGGAATGGCCCTGTCTTGACCAGGACGTACGGCTTTCCTGGGTCCGAGAAGGATCTGATCAGCCGTGGGCTCATCCCGGCTGGCAATCTTGGCCCCTACCAGGCACGCCTCCTACTCCATGGGCTGCTGGCACAAGACGCGGACCGCGAGACGATCACGGAGAAGTTCTCTCTCTTCGCGCACTGA